The Gemmatimonadaceae bacterium DNA segment GTAGCCGTGCTCGAGGTAGCGTACGCCGCCGTGGATGAGGCGCGAGGAGCGGCTGGAGGTCCCGGCGGCGAAGTCCTCGGCTTCCACCAGCGCCACGCGCAGGCCGCGGCGGGCGGCGTCGCGGGCCACGCCGGCACCGGTGATTCCCCCGCCCACGACGACGAGGTCGAAGCGGTCGGCGGCCAGCGCCGCGAGGCGCGCGGCCCGGGGGGAGGGCGGGGAAGCGGACATCGCTTGGACGATAGCCCCGCCGCCCCCACGGGGATAGGCGGCAGCTACCTTTATGGTATGCCTATCTATGAGCCGGGGCGGCGCATCGCGATCATCGCGGGCGTGCGGACCCCATTCGCCAAGGCCGGCACCACCCTCAGGGCGCTCAGCGCGATCGAGCTTGGCAAGATCGCCGTCAGCGAATTGGTGCATCGGACCGAGTTGGACCCCAAGAGCCTCGACCTGCTCACCTTCGGCACGGTCATTCCCAACGTCACGGCGCCGAACATCGCGCGTGAGATCGCACTGCTGCCGCTGCTGCCCAAGGGCGTGGATGCCTTCAGCGTCTCGCGCGCCTGCGCCTCGGCGAACCAGGCGATCACCGACGCCGCCGACCAGATTGCGCTGGGCCACGCCAGCATCGCCATTGCCGGCGGCGCCGAGTCGCTGTCGAACGTGCCGATCCTGCACTCGCGCGGCTTCTCCGACGCGCTGGTCGCGGCGAGCAAGGCCAAGACCCTGGGGCAGCGCGTACAGGCCTTCTCGAAGATCCGCGGCAAGGACTTCATCCCAATCACGCCGGCCATCGCCGAGCCGACCACCGGTGAGACGATGGGCCAGAGCGCCGAGAAGATGGCCAAGCTCAACGGCATCACGCGCGAGGAGCAGGACCGCTTCGCGCTGGCCTCGCACCTGAACGCGGCCGCCGGCATCAAGGACGGCCGCCTCAGGGCCGAGATCGCGCCGGTAATCGCCGGTCCCAAGTACGAGGCGGTGACCGACGACAACATCGTGCGCGCCGACACCACTTTCGAGGCGCTCTCGGCGCTCAAGCCGGTGTTCGACAAGCGCTACGGCAGCATCACCGCGGGAAATGCGTCGCCGCTCACCGACGGTGCGGCAGCGGTGCTCCTGATGCGCGAGGACGTCGCCAAGTCGCTGGGCTTCACGCCCAAGGCGTACATCCGCAGTTACGCCTACGCGGCGCTGGATCCGGGCGAGCAGTTGCTGCAGGCGCCGGTGCTGGCCGCACCCAAGGCGCTCAAGCGCGCCGGTCTCACGCTCGCGCAGATGGATCTCGTCGAGATGCACGAGGCCTTCGCGGCGCAGGTGCTCAGCAACCTGAAGGGCTTCGAGAGCAAGGAGTGGGCGCAGCGCGCCGGCGCGAGCGAGGCCACCGGCACGGTGGACCGCAGCAAGCTGAACGTGATGGGCGGCTCGGTGAGCATCGGGCACCCGTTCGGCGCCACGGGCGCGCGCATCCTCACGACGCTGGTGAACGAGCTGGGCCGCCGCGGCGGACAGTTCGGCCTGATGACCGTCTGCGCGGCCGGCGGGCTCGGCCACGCGATGGTGGTGGAGCGCGCCTGATGCCCAACGCACTCAGCCTGGAGATGGTGGACGGCGTCGCCGTCATCACCTTCGACCTCAAGGACGAGAGCATCAACAAGTTCTCGCCAGCCGTGATCGACGAGTTCACGGCGATGATCGAGCGCCTCGACAAGGACGCGTCGGTGAAGGCCGCCGTGCTGATCTCCGGCAAGCCGGGCACGTTCATCGCCGGCGCCGACATCGACCAGTTCCTCGAGTTCAAGACGGCCAAGGACGCGCAGACGGCCAGCGCGTTCGGCCACACGATGATGTCGCGCATCGAGAAGGGCCGCGTGCCAGTGGTCGCCGCGATCGAAGGCGCCTGCCTCGGCGGTGGCCTGGAGTTCGCGCTGGCCTGCGCGTATCGCATCGCGGCGGACACGCCGAAGATGGTGCTCGCGCTGCCGGAAGTGCAGCTCGGCTTGATCCCCGGCGCCGGTGGCACGCAGCGCCTGCCGCGCCGCGTCGGCCTGCAGGTGGCGCTGGATATGATCCTGACCGGCAAGAACGTGCGTGCCAAGAAGGCCCTGCAGACAGGCCTCGTGGACGAGCTGGTGCACCCGAGCATCCTGCGCAGCCTCGCCATCGAGCGCGCCAAGGAGCTCGCGGCCGGCACCATCGCGCGCCAGCGCGACGACCGCAAGCACGGCGCCAAGGAGATGTTGCTGGACGACAATCGCCTCGGCCGCGCGGTGGTATTCCGGCAGGCGCGCGAGATGACGCAGAAGAAGTCCAAGGGCCACTACCCGGCGCTGTTCGCCGCCATCGACGCCATCCAGGCCGGCTACTCCGGCAGCGAAGCCGAGGGCTTCGCCGAGGAGGCGCGGCTCTTCGGCGAGATGGCGATGACGCCGGTGTGTAAGCAACTGATGTTCCTCTTCTACGCGACCACGTCGCTGAAGAAGGACGCCGGACTCGGCGTTGACGTGAAGGGCAAGCCGGTCGACCGCATCGCCGTGCTCGGCACAGGCTTTATGGGCGCCGGCATCGCCAGCATCAGCGTGGCGCAGGGCGTACCGGTGCGCTTCAAGGACACGTCGCCGGCGCAGGTGGCCAAGGGCGTGGCGGCGGTGCGCGACGTGATCAAGGACCGGCTCACCAAGCGCCAGATCACGCGGCAGCAGTTCGACGACCAGATGTCGTTGGTGGCCGGCACCACCGACTACACCGGCTTCGGCCGTGTGCCGCTGGTGATCGAGGCGGTATTCGAGGAGTTGTCGGTGAAGCACAAGGTGCTCGCCGAGACCGAGACGGTGCTGCCGCCGGACGCCATCTTCGCGACTAACACCAGCACGATCCCGATTACGAAGATCGCGGCGGCGAGCAAGCGCCCCGAGCAGGTGATCGGGATGCACTTCTTCTCGCCGGTGCACAAGATGCCGCTGCTCGAGGTGATCGTCACGCCGCGCACGGCGGCGGAGGTTGCGGCGACGGTCGTGGACTTCGGTCGCCGCATCGGCAAGACGGTGATCATCGTGAACGATGCGCCGGGCTTCTACGTGAACCGCATCCTCGCACCCTACGTGAACGAGGCGGGCCTGCTGCTCGACGAGGGCGTGGCGGTGGACGCGATCGACAAGGCGATGGCGCAGTTCGGCTTTCCGGTGGGGCCGATCAACCTCATCGACGAAGTCGGTCTCGACATCGCCGGCAAGAGCGGCGCGATTATGGCCGAGGCCTTCGGCGGCCGGATGACGCCGAGCGTGGCGCTGCGCCAGGTGCTCGGCGCCGGCCGGCTGGGCCGCAAGGGCAAGAGCGGCTTCTACGTGTACGACGAGAAGGGCAAGCGAGGCGACGTGGATGAGAGCGTCTACCAGATCTATCCCGGCGGCGCGAAGCGCACGCAGGTGCCCAAGGAAGAGATCCAACGCCGCCTCAGCCTCGCGATGGTGAACGAGGCCGCACGCTGCCTCGAGGAAGGCATCATCCGCTCCGCCCGCGACGGCGACATCGGCGCGGTGTTCGGCATCGGGTTCCCGCCGTTCCGTGGCGGGCCGTTCCGGCACATCGACGCGGTGGGCGTGGCGGAGGTGGTGAAGCAGCTCGAGGCGCTGGATGCGAAGGCGTCGGGCCGGTTCACGCCGGCGAAGCTGCTCGTGGAGATGGCACGGGAGGGGCGGACGTTCTATCCGGCTGAGGGGAAGCGGGTTTGAGTTAATGACGGATGACGGATGACGGATGACGGATGACGGATGACTGATGACGGATGACGGATGACAAGGGACGGATGACGGATGCTTCTTTGGCGGAACAGGCGGGCTTGCCCGCGGAACTCATCAATTCAGCGTGAAATGAACCGACTATTCCTCGTGGTAACGGCTGCCGTACTTGTCTTGCATCCGTCCTCCGTCATCCGTCCCCTACACGCCCAACAAACCCGCGCCGAGTCCAGCGCCTACACCGCGACCTCGAGCCACGCTGACGTGCTCGGCTTCCTCGACTCGCTGCAGCGCGCGCATCCGGATGCCTTCGTGCGCGGGGAGATCGGAACGTCAGGGCAGGGGCGTGCGCTGCCGTACCTCCTGATCTCGCGGCCGCTAGTGCGCGATGCGGCCGAGGCGCGGCGCAGCGGCAAGCCGATCGTGTACGTGCAAGGCAACATCCACGGCGGCGAGGTGGAGGGGAAGGAAGCCCTGCTGGCGCTGGTCCGTGACCTGCTGCGCGACGCGCGGCCCAACGTGCTGGATTCCATCGTGCTCGTCGCGGTGCCGATCTACAACGCCGACGGCAACGACGCCTTCGGGCCGCAGGAGCGGATGCGGGGCTCGCAGAACGGGCCGCAGCTCGTCGGCAACCGGCCCAACGCGCAGACGCTGGACCTGAACCGCGACTACATCAAGGTCGAGGCGCCGGAGACGGCGGCATCGATGCGGATGTTCGCGCTGTTCGATCCGCACGTGTTTATGGACCTGCACACGACCAACGGGTCGTATCACGGCTACGCGCTCACCTACTCGCCGTCGTTGCATCCGGGTGCGATGGATCCGGTGCTGGCGCCGGCCGGTCCGTTCACGCGCGATACGCTGCTGCCGCTGATCCGCCAGCGGATGCAGGCGCGGCACCGCATCGAGACCTTCGACTACGGCAACTTCACCGGCCGCGACGACGTCACCAATGCGCAGAAGTCCGGCTGGGCCACGTATGAGCACGTGCCGCGCTTCGGCACCAACTACTACGGCCTGCGCAACCGCATCTCGATCCTCAGCGAGGCGTACTCGCACGATCCCTTCGAGCGCCGCGTGCTTGCGACTTACCACTATGTGCGTGAGACGCTGAGCGCGGTGGCCGAGCATCGTGACGTGGTTTTGGCGCGCACACGGCGCACGGGGATGCCCGCGGCGCTGCCGGCGTCCACAGCGGTGCCGATTCGCGCGCGGATGACCACGACGCCGTTCACGGCGCCGATTCTCGTCGAGACGCTGATCCCGACGGGCGACTCGATCCGCTACGAGCCCGGGCTGCGCCGCGGCTTCCGGCGGTCGAACGTGTTCACGGCCGTCGAGATGCCGGTGTACGACCGTTTCGAGGCCACCCGCACGCGCACGCTGCCCACCGCGTGGCTGGTGCCCGGCGACGACACGGCCTTCGTGGCGCGTCTGGGCCTGCACGGCCTCGAGCTCACCGAGATCAGCTCGCAGGGCGGCTCGGCGGGCACGGTGAACGCCGAGCGTTTCATCGTGGACTCGATCATTCGCTCGCCGCGCAACTTCCAGGGGCACAACGAAGTGCGCCTTGAAGGCCGATGGGAGCCGACGCGCGTGGACCTGCGCGGCCGTTTCTGGCTGGTGCGTGCCACGCCGCGGCAGGCGCTGCTCGCCGCCATCCTGCTCGAGCCCGAGAGCGATGACGGGCTCACGACCTGGAACTTCCTTGACGCCGCGCTCCGCGTCGGCGCGCCGCACCCGGTGATGCGTATCATCGGACCGCTGCCGCGCACGCTGCGCTGACCCTACACCTTCCCAATGCTCCGTAAGTCACTGCTGTACCTGTCGCACCAGCCGCAGATCTTCCGTTTCGTCCGCAACAACGGCCTGGCCAAGAGGTTCGCCTCGCGCTTCGTGGCCGGTGAGACCATCGCCACCGCCTGCGATGCCGTCGCCGAGCTCAAGGCCAGGGGTATCGCCGCCTCGCTCGACCTGCTCGGTGAGTCGGTCACCAACGCCGCCGAGGCCCGCGAGACCGCGCGGCAGTACCTCGAGCTGCTGGACGAGATGCAGCGCCGCGGCCTTGAGCTGAACGTCTCCGTGAAGCTCACGGCGCTCGGGCAGGACATCGACGACGCGCTCTGCGAAGAGAACATCCGCGCGATCCTCGCCAAGGCCGGGGCGCAGGGCGGCTTCGTGCGCCTCGATATGGAAGGCTCGCCGTACACGCA contains these protein-coding regions:
- the fadI gene encoding acetyl-CoA C-acyltransferase FadI: MPIYEPGRRIAIIAGVRTPFAKAGTTLRALSAIELGKIAVSELVHRTELDPKSLDLLTFGTVIPNVTAPNIAREIALLPLLPKGVDAFSVSRACASANQAITDAADQIALGHASIAIAGGAESLSNVPILHSRGFSDALVAASKAKTLGQRVQAFSKIRGKDFIPITPAIAEPTTGETMGQSAEKMAKLNGITREEQDRFALASHLNAAAGIKDGRLRAEIAPVIAGPKYEAVTDDNIVRADTTFEALSALKPVFDKRYGSITAGNASPLTDGAAAVLLMREDVAKSLGFTPKAYIRSYAYAALDPGEQLLQAPVLAAPKALKRAGLTLAQMDLVEMHEAFAAQVLSNLKGFESKEWAQRAGASEATGTVDRSKLNVMGGSVSIGHPFGATGARILTTLVNELGRRGGQFGLMTVCAAGGLGHAMVVERA
- the fadJ gene encoding fatty acid oxidation complex subunit alpha FadJ, encoding MPNALSLEMVDGVAVITFDLKDESINKFSPAVIDEFTAMIERLDKDASVKAAVLISGKPGTFIAGADIDQFLEFKTAKDAQTASAFGHTMMSRIEKGRVPVVAAIEGACLGGGLEFALACAYRIAADTPKMVLALPEVQLGLIPGAGGTQRLPRRVGLQVALDMILTGKNVRAKKALQTGLVDELVHPSILRSLAIERAKELAAGTIARQRDDRKHGAKEMLLDDNRLGRAVVFRQAREMTQKKSKGHYPALFAAIDAIQAGYSGSEAEGFAEEARLFGEMAMTPVCKQLMFLFYATTSLKKDAGLGVDVKGKPVDRIAVLGTGFMGAGIASISVAQGVPVRFKDTSPAQVAKGVAAVRDVIKDRLTKRQITRQQFDDQMSLVAGTTDYTGFGRVPLVIEAVFEELSVKHKVLAETETVLPPDAIFATNTSTIPITKIAAASKRPEQVIGMHFFSPVHKMPLLEVIVTPRTAAEVAATVVDFGRRIGKTVIIVNDAPGFYVNRILAPYVNEAGLLLDEGVAVDAIDKAMAQFGFPVGPINLIDEVGLDIAGKSGAIMAEAFGGRMTPSVALRQVLGAGRLGRKGKSGFYVYDEKGKRGDVDESVYQIYPGGAKRTQVPKEEIQRRLSLAMVNEAARCLEEGIIRSARDGDIGAVFGIGFPPFRGGPFRHIDAVGVAEVVKQLEALDAKASGRFTPAKLLVEMAREGRTFYPAEGKRV